From Cecembia calidifontis, one genomic window encodes:
- a CDS encoding DUF4230 domain-containing protein, which translates to MKRFIAGFIAAALIFVGIWLLLDKKENKEELRESSALIQQQIQQVGKLIVTEGYFSQVFTFKNSQNLFLNLLTSDKKALVVANAKVTVEYDLRALETELDLENKTVILKKIPEPVINIYPDIEYYDVTQDYFNKFGAADYNKIKNTVNARIREKVYQSNLMDNSRERLMAELANIFVLTKSLGWTLQYNEVIIESEDQMKNLKR; encoded by the coding sequence ATGAAAAGGTTTATTGCAGGATTTATAGCGGCAGCATTGATTTTTGTGGGCATTTGGTTGTTGCTGGACAAAAAGGAAAATAAGGAGGAGTTAAGGGAAAGTTCGGCATTGATCCAGCAGCAGATCCAACAGGTAGGTAAATTGATTGTCACCGAGGGCTACTTCTCCCAAGTGTTCACTTTCAAAAACTCCCAAAACCTTTTTCTTAATCTTTTGACTTCAGATAAAAAAGCATTGGTGGTAGCCAATGCCAAAGTCACCGTGGAATATGACCTCAGGGCTTTAGAAACGGAGTTGGATTTGGAGAATAAAACGGTCATATTAAAAAAGATCCCCGAACCGGTAATCAATATTTATCCGGATATCGAATATTATGATGTGACTCAGGATTATTTCAATAAGTTTGGGGCAGCTGATTACAATAAAATCAAAAACACTGTCAATGCCCGCATCCGGGAGAAGGTCTATCAGTCCAATCTCATGGACAACAGCAGGGAAAGATTGATGGCAGAGCTGGCAAATATCTTTGTGCTAACAAAATCTTTGGGCTGGACACTCCAATACAATGAAGTCATCATTGAAAGTGAGGATCAAATGAAGAATTTAAAAAGGTAG
- a CDS encoding ATP-binding protein, with translation MHTTKTIFSLFCIFLWIFLPRSILAQSIYEKVGRLPVTTYTTEEYGGFPQVWAAIQSEAGLMYFGTTGGLYEYDGVSWRSIFNIRNYVTIRSLAKDSKGRIFYAGLDFGYLEVDEKGEARAVSLLHLIPEELKSGQVIFEIFFLEEFILLRSPNYIIRLELGEDFALKSLKSWQSETRFLKSFLVGNQFYVCQVERGLFLLEGDELKLIPGTEFIFEKEAVRVMVIYPEEGGNAILVGGPNTGFYFLEKGVFTKFPTEVDLLIKEGNQLYDAIPHKGNYVLSFLGGGVVIMNPKGEILKRIGSDQGLNSDVVTGVYLEKNNGLWVTMEDGMARIAIDSPILSFGKDLGINSAVRSIEKKGDELYLGTNTGLIKFDAIEREFKSGLQNENREIVELLGDGEDLIVPGLSLQVIRDGKAIRLDFPKDGIRPISAIIPKDYPSILLIGTHSGILLYERGLSKQFPWELRGKVPGIGPISNNFTEGKDGKIFTNGQGKLYVLEIEANGVESIGNQIIKPTVFEVDPSASFSMIDGEFYMTSRQGMQKYSPEDGKFEYTEDFSLLEKDLYDFNMVKSGILWFESTDKKKFILKRNTEGKFVKDERLNSIAPYLSQVDFIDEDSIMWFGSPKGLIRYDPKKDNQTDKEFFTLIRRIETKTDTIPLPFYGRNKGLAPVERKEDSYRFEFAAPYFEDEKKTKYQTYLEGFDPDWVDWNDNRFKEYTNLSPGTYTFHVRAMAHTGRISEEATYSFVVLPPWYATWWAYILYALLIGAAITGIVKWRSRKLKAENLLLEERVNERTAELEKSLEELKSTQAQLIQSEKMASLGELTAGIAHEIQNPLNFVNNFSEVSEELIEEIQELRHKNQETRLKTEEDEILEDIKQNLEKIKHHGKRAESIVKGMLQHSRTGSGNKELTDLNALADEYLRLSYHGLRAKDKSFQADFKAELDPKLPKLEVMPQDMGRVLLNLINNAFYAVNQKRKKSQEQGEGSFKPLVTVKTKKLKDAIEISVRDNGDGIPESIKSKIFQPFFTTKPTGQGTGLGLSLSYDIVKAHGGTLEVESIPGQFAQFVIILPLD, from the coding sequence ATGCATACCACCAAAACCATATTTTCGCTCTTTTGCATTTTCCTGTGGATCTTCTTGCCTAGATCCATCTTGGCCCAGTCCATCTATGAAAAGGTAGGAAGACTTCCTGTCACCACTTATACCACCGAGGAGTATGGGGGATTCCCTCAAGTCTGGGCTGCCATACAGAGCGAGGCTGGACTGATGTATTTTGGAACGACAGGTGGACTTTATGAATATGACGGGGTTTCCTGGCGGTCTATTTTTAACATTAGGAATTATGTAACCATTAGAAGTCTGGCAAAGGATAGCAAGGGAAGAATTTTTTATGCGGGCCTTGATTTTGGTTATCTAGAAGTTGACGAAAAAGGTGAAGCGAGGGCAGTTTCACTCCTTCACCTAATTCCTGAAGAACTTAAATCAGGCCAAGTAATCTTTGAAATATTCTTTTTGGAAGAATTTATACTACTTAGAAGTCCGAATTACATCATCAGGTTGGAATTGGGGGAAGATTTCGCTTTAAAATCCCTAAAATCTTGGCAGTCAGAAACACGTTTTCTTAAGAGTTTCCTCGTTGGAAATCAATTTTATGTCTGTCAAGTTGAACGAGGCTTATTTCTGTTGGAGGGTGATGAATTAAAGTTGATCCCGGGTACAGAATTTATTTTTGAAAAAGAAGCTGTACGTGTTATGGTTATTTATCCAGAAGAAGGCGGTAATGCTATACTTGTTGGAGGACCAAACACTGGGTTTTACTTTTTGGAAAAAGGAGTTTTCACAAAGTTTCCCACCGAAGTAGACCTACTGATCAAAGAAGGAAATCAACTTTACGATGCTATACCCCATAAGGGAAACTATGTCCTCAGCTTCTTAGGTGGGGGGGTAGTGATCATGAATCCCAAAGGGGAAATACTCAAAAGGATAGGATCTGACCAAGGCTTAAATTCGGATGTAGTAACAGGTGTTTACCTTGAAAAAAACAATGGGCTTTGGGTAACAATGGAGGACGGTATGGCCAGGATAGCTATAGATTCTCCGATTCTTAGTTTTGGAAAAGACTTGGGGATCAACTCAGCAGTTCGTTCCATCGAAAAAAAAGGGGATGAACTCTATTTAGGGACCAATACTGGTTTGATCAAATTTGATGCGATCGAAAGGGAATTCAAATCAGGCTTGCAAAATGAGAATAGAGAAATTGTTGAATTGTTGGGTGATGGGGAAGATTTGATTGTTCCTGGACTAAGTTTGCAGGTAATTCGGGATGGTAAAGCCATTCGTTTGGATTTTCCAAAAGACGGAATTCGCCCAATCTCTGCAATTATCCCAAAAGATTACCCCAGTATTCTTTTGATTGGAACCCACTCTGGAATACTACTCTACGAAAGGGGCCTTTCCAAACAATTTCCTTGGGAATTAAGGGGAAAAGTTCCGGGAATAGGCCCAATTTCAAACAATTTTACTGAAGGAAAAGATGGAAAAATCTTTACAAATGGTCAAGGAAAGCTATATGTACTGGAAATAGAGGCAAATGGGGTGGAATCCATAGGAAATCAGATCATCAAACCGACTGTTTTTGAGGTAGACCCTTCGGCTTCTTTTTCCATGATTGATGGAGAGTTTTATATGACTTCCCGTCAGGGCATGCAGAAGTATTCACCTGAGGATGGGAAATTTGAATACACAGAAGACTTTAGTTTATTGGAAAAGGATCTTTACGACTTCAACATGGTAAAATCAGGGATTCTTTGGTTTGAATCAACAGATAAAAAGAAGTTTATCCTCAAACGGAATACTGAAGGGAAATTTGTCAAAGATGAAAGACTCAATTCCATAGCCCCGTATTTATCGCAAGTAGATTTTATAGACGAGGACAGCATTATGTGGTTTGGATCGCCTAAAGGACTAATACGGTACGATCCCAAAAAGGACAATCAGACAGATAAAGAATTCTTCACATTGATCCGAAGGATTGAAACCAAGACCGACACGATTCCTTTGCCTTTTTATGGTAGAAACAAAGGTCTAGCCCCTGTTGAAAGAAAAGAAGACTCCTACCGCTTTGAGTTTGCGGCACCTTACTTCGAAGACGAAAAGAAAACCAAGTATCAGACCTACCTTGAAGGATTCGATCCGGATTGGGTAGACTGGAATGACAACCGATTCAAGGAGTACACTAACCTTTCTCCCGGCACGTACACCTTCCATGTACGGGCAATGGCCCACACGGGAAGAATCAGTGAAGAGGCCACCTATTCTTTTGTGGTCTTGCCTCCATGGTATGCCACTTGGTGGGCTTATATTCTTTATGCCTTGCTCATTGGTGCTGCAATTACAGGCATCGTAAAATGGCGCTCTCGAAAGCTCAAAGCTGAAAACCTCCTTTTGGAGGAAAGGGTTAATGAACGAACTGCCGAACTGGAAAAATCACTTGAAGAGCTCAAATCCACCCAGGCCCAGCTGATCCAATCCGAAAAAATGGCTTCTCTCGGAGAATTGACTGCGGGAATTGCCCATGAGATCCAAAATCCTTTGAATTTTGTGAATAATTTTTCGGAGGTCAGCGAAGAATTAATTGAAGAGATCCAAGAATTGAGACACAAGAATCAAGAGACAAGACTTAAGACTGAGGAAGATGAGATTTTGGAGGATATAAAGCAGAATTTAGAGAAAATAAAACATCATGGAAAACGGGCCGAATCCATTGTCAAAGGCATGCTGCAGCACAGTCGCACGGGATCAGGTAATAAAGAGCTTACCGACCTCAATGCCCTGGCAGATGAATACCTGCGCTTGTCCTACCATGGTCTAAGGGCTAAAGATAAATCCTTCCAGGCTGATTTTAAAGCTGAACTGGATCCTAAACTTCCCAAATTGGAAGTGATGCCTCAGGATATGGGCAGGGTGCTTTTGAATTTGATCAACAATGCATTTTATGCAGTCAACCAAAAACGGAAGAAATCGCAGGAGCAGGGAGAAGGATCATTTAAACCTTTGGTGACCGTAAAAACCAAGAAATTAAAAGATGCTATTGAAATCTCAGTTAGGGATAATGGAGATGGAATACCTGAATCCATCAAATCCAAAATCTTTCAGCCATTCTTCACCACTAAGCCTACCGGACAAGGAACAGGTTTGGGTTTGAGTTTGAGCTATGATATCGTGAAGGCACATGGAGGAACTTTGGAAGTAGAATCCATCCCAGGTCAGTTTGCCCAGTTTGTTATCATCCTTCCTTTGGATTGA
- a CDS encoding alpha/beta hydrolase has translation MKKLLLLSVLIHLFCQGFSQTEMELYANLILPNAKETPNEEKSEIGDDGILRISKVSKPTLTVYLPEEGKATGQGVIICPGGGYWILAAGHEGSDVAKEFAKRGISAFVLKYRLPSEDTMFDKTIGPLQDAQRAIQMVRENADEWNVNPDQVGILGFSAGGHLASTAGTHFKTAKINNPKNINLRPDFMVLVYPVVSFDTAIGHSGSSKNLLGDNSSQELLDKFSNEKHVDPNTPPTYLVHAKDDRVSIQNSYVFENALKQNNVPVETTYFETGGHGFGMINPQSDILWMDRVEAWIKRIFH, from the coding sequence ATGAAAAAACTCTTATTACTTTCTGTCCTAATCCACTTGTTTTGTCAGGGTTTTTCTCAGACCGAAATGGAACTTTATGCTAATTTAATTCTCCCTAACGCAAAGGAAACACCTAATGAAGAAAAATCAGAAATAGGTGATGATGGTATCTTGAGGATCAGTAAAGTTAGCAAACCGACACTGACAGTATATTTACCAGAAGAGGGAAAGGCTACAGGACAGGGAGTAATTATTTGCCCTGGAGGGGGCTATTGGATTTTGGCGGCCGGGCATGAAGGTTCTGATGTGGCCAAAGAATTTGCCAAAAGAGGCATTTCAGCCTTTGTACTAAAGTATCGCCTTCCAAGCGAAGATACCATGTTCGACAAAACTATCGGACCTTTGCAGGATGCCCAAAGGGCTATCCAAATGGTAAGAGAAAATGCCGATGAATGGAATGTCAATCCTGATCAGGTGGGGATTTTGGGGTTTTCAGCAGGAGGGCACCTGGCTTCTACAGCCGGCACCCACTTCAAGACAGCAAAAATCAACAATCCTAAAAATATAAACCTAAGGCCTGATTTTATGGTTTTGGTCTACCCTGTTGTCAGCTTCGATACGGCAATTGGGCATAGCGGGTCTTCTAAAAACCTATTGGGAGACAATTCTTCCCAAGAATTGCTGGATAAGTTTTCCAATGAAAAACATGTGGATCCCAATACCCCGCCTACCTACTTGGTCCATGCCAAGGATGATCGGGTCAGCATCCAAAATTCATATGTTTTCGAAAATGCCCTGAAGCAGAACAATGTTCCTGTGGAGACTACTTATTTTGAAACCGGTGGTCATGGCTTTGGAATGATCAATCCCCAATCAGATATTTTGTGGATGGATCGGGTAGAGGCCTGGATAAAAAGGATTTTTCATTAA
- a CDS encoding patatin-like phospholipase family protein produces MDPNINHNPHSRAILVKLLGELDDEVLTQILEKGKAIELDTGSFLFHQGDLDNSIYIVLSGRFRALATQSDGHLHALGDIGEGEPIGAFALFMGEPRSASVVAIRKSVVLELKENEYLEIVAKFPAFSTKLTRFVVNRLRRNVLQQHLEAPAKNIAVINLQSENDIAGYTDAIKVQFESLNVSIQILDHDSHAEMELQQVYDALEQHGGLNFLICNDEDLDWSRRCIIYADLVVLASDFYADSKIHEIERHLDLYSQNILNKKIYLLLLHPEEAKFPENTRRWFEDRKIDLHIHYRKNHGPDIRRFARILSNKAIGLVLGGGGAKGFAHFGVIKALYDNGVEIDFLGGTSAGALYGLTASFCDFDRKMIDFYSHDSASSKLTKNDYTIPLISIMSGRKMTNYLKKMMGNAHLEDFWVGSYCVSTNYSNASAKVHERGLAWKQIEASIAIPGIYPPVVIDKQLHVDGGVVDNLPIETMYNYPVQHIIAISLTQLRSQPVDFDETPSASKLLLSKITGKKKFRIPGISSILVNSLTLNSRQKQEMTKSGVELYLELDLKGIGMLDDTRWKEIVQKGYDQMKTALENFPEEKRFW; encoded by the coding sequence TTGGACCCAAACATTAACCACAACCCCCACAGCCGTGCCATCTTAGTCAAGCTATTAGGAGAACTTGATGATGAAGTATTGACCCAAATTCTGGAAAAAGGCAAAGCTATAGAGCTGGATACAGGAAGTTTTTTATTCCACCAAGGAGATCTTGACAATTCAATTTATATCGTTCTTTCAGGAAGATTTAGGGCTTTGGCCACACAGTCAGATGGACACCTGCATGCCTTAGGGGATATAGGAGAAGGCGAGCCTATTGGTGCATTTGCATTGTTTATGGGCGAACCAAGGTCTGCCAGTGTGGTGGCCATTCGTAAATCTGTCGTATTGGAACTGAAAGAAAACGAATACCTGGAGATAGTGGCCAAATTTCCTGCTTTTTCTACAAAACTGACCCGCTTTGTGGTAAACAGGCTCCGTAGGAATGTGCTTCAGCAGCACTTAGAGGCCCCTGCTAAAAACATTGCGGTTATAAATCTGCAATCAGAAAATGATATTGCTGGATATACCGATGCAATCAAAGTCCAGTTTGAATCTTTGAATGTCAGTATCCAGATTTTGGACCATGATTCCCATGCCGAAATGGAATTGCAGCAAGTATATGATGCATTGGAGCAACATGGGGGACTGAATTTTTTGATCTGTAACGATGAAGATCTTGACTGGTCACGCAGGTGTATTATTTATGCCGATTTGGTAGTTTTGGCTTCTGATTTTTATGCGGACAGTAAGATTCATGAGATAGAACGTCATCTGGACTTATATTCACAGAACATCCTCAATAAAAAAATCTATTTGCTCCTGCTTCACCCCGAGGAGGCTAAGTTTCCGGAGAATACACGGCGTTGGTTTGAAGACAGAAAGATTGACCTGCATATTCATTACCGAAAGAACCATGGGCCTGACATCAGGAGGTTTGCCAGGATTCTTTCCAATAAGGCTATTGGCCTTGTGCTTGGAGGGGGAGGAGCTAAGGGTTTTGCCCATTTTGGGGTGATTAAAGCCCTTTATGACAATGGGGTTGAAATTGACTTTTTAGGGGGAACCAGCGCTGGGGCTCTTTATGGACTTACGGCCTCTTTCTGTGACTTTGACCGGAAAATGATCGACTTTTACAGTCATGATTCGGCAAGTAGCAAGTTGACAAAAAATGATTACACTATACCCTTGATCTCTATCATGTCCGGTAGAAAAATGACAAACTACCTGAAAAAGATGATGGGGAATGCCCATTTGGAAGATTTTTGGGTGGGCAGTTATTGTGTTTCTACCAATTACTCCAACGCTTCTGCGAAGGTTCATGAAAGAGGTTTGGCATGGAAACAGATAGAAGCCAGTATCGCCATACCTGGGATTTATCCTCCTGTAGTCATTGATAAGCAGCTTCATGTGGACGGAGGAGTTGTAGATAATCTTCCAATAGAGACCATGTACAATTATCCTGTTCAGCATATCATTGCCATTTCTCTGACACAGCTCAGGTCACAACCTGTTGATTTTGACGAGACCCCTTCTGCATCTAAGCTCCTTTTAAGCAAGATAACAGGAAAGAAGAAATTCCGGATCCCTGGGATTTCCTCCATTTTGGTCAATTCGCTTACTTTAAACAGCAGGCAAAAGCAGGAAATGACTAAATCAGGGGTCGAATTATACCTGGAATTGGACTTAAAGGGAATTGGGATGCTGGATGATACCCGCTGGAAAGAAATTGTACAGAAGGGATATGATCAGATGAAAACTGCCTTGGAGAATTTTCCAGAAGAAAAGAGGTTTTGGTAA
- a CDS encoding DUF1593 domain-containing protein → MKKFILPVLFLFSQIILAQTHLTFEEPVKQRVFVLTDITNEPDDQQSLVRFLVYSNEYDVEGIVATTSTHLRNQTRKDKIEELIRNYGKIYANLEVHAEGFPSMEYLLSITKEHLPLYSMEGVGEGKDSPGSELLIKAVDKADDRPLWISVWGGANCLAQALWKVKNTRSEADVRKFVDKIKVYAISDQDFAGPWIRQNFPGIFYIVDASAGDNWREYYKATWTGIAGDKWYKNGPFYYFELVDNPWLMENIRDNHGPLGANYLPSEYIMEGDTPSFIGLIQNGLAWYKSPAWGGWAGRYEHYKSFGEADKIWTSSVHTQDEVLLPNGRVEASNQATIWRWRKAYQHDFAARMDWNIAGTYREANHNPIILLNGNEGKALATGKVKAGDFVRLSAKGTFDPDGDQLRFRWWVYKEAGNFNGNLEFHNPFGEELVFQMPQLGSGQELHLILEVEDSGTPSLFSYRRIILTHP, encoded by the coding sequence ATGAAAAAGTTTATACTCCCTGTTTTATTCCTTTTTTCCCAGATCATCCTAGCCCAAACACATCTGACTTTTGAAGAGCCTGTCAAACAACGGGTCTTTGTGCTTACTGATATCACCAATGAACCTGATGACCAACAGTCCCTGGTCCGTTTTCTTGTTTATTCCAATGAATACGATGTGGAAGGAATAGTAGCAACTACCTCCACGCACCTTAGGAATCAGACAAGGAAAGATAAAATCGAGGAATTGATCAGAAACTATGGCAAGATATATGCAAACCTGGAGGTACATGCAGAAGGGTTTCCTTCCATGGAATATTTGTTGAGCATTACCAAAGAACATTTGCCACTATACAGTATGGAAGGAGTAGGGGAAGGGAAGGATTCTCCGGGCTCAGAATTGTTGATCAAAGCAGTGGATAAGGCGGATGACAGGCCCCTTTGGATTTCTGTTTGGGGCGGGGCTAATTGTCTGGCCCAGGCATTATGGAAAGTCAAAAACACCAGATCTGAGGCGGATGTCAGGAAATTTGTAGATAAAATAAAGGTATACGCCATTTCCGATCAGGATTTTGCCGGCCCTTGGATCAGGCAGAATTTTCCGGGAATCTTTTATATCGTGGATGCCAGTGCAGGGGATAACTGGAGGGAATATTATAAGGCTACATGGACCGGAATAGCAGGGGATAAATGGTATAAAAATGGACCATTTTACTATTTTGAACTGGTAGATAATCCCTGGCTGATGGAAAACATAAGAGATAACCATGGACCTTTAGGTGCAAATTATTTGCCGTCCGAATACATCATGGAGGGGGATACCCCTTCCTTTATTGGTTTGATCCAAAATGGGCTTGCCTGGTACAAAAGTCCCGCTTGGGGAGGCTGGGCAGGTAGGTATGAGCATTACAAGTCCTTTGGAGAGGCAGATAAAATATGGACTTCTTCTGTGCATACCCAAGATGAAGTACTTTTACCTAATGGCAGAGTGGAGGCATCCAATCAGGCTACTATCTGGCGTTGGAGAAAGGCTTATCAACATGATTTTGCAGCCAGGATGGACTGGAACATAGCAGGTACATACAGAGAAGCCAACCACAATCCCATTATCCTGCTCAACGGCAATGAAGGGAAAGCATTGGCCACTGGCAAAGTAAAAGCGGGAGATTTTGTCAGGCTTTCTGCCAAAGGAACATTTGACCCTGATGGGGATCAATTGAGATTTAGGTGGTGGGTATACAAAGAGGCAGGTAATTTTAACGGAAACCTTGAATTCCATAATCCTTTTGGAGAGGAGCTTGTCTTTCAAATGCCCCAATTAGGTTCAGGGCAGGAGTTACATCTAATTTTGGAAGTAGAGGACAGCGGTACTCCCAGTCTATTCAGTTACAGAAGAATTATCTTGACCCATCCCTAA
- a CDS encoding M48 family metalloprotease — MNPSKKLLLICFIAIISFNYSCAVNPVTGKKQMVFMSEAQEIAMGKEADPEIIAYFGLYNDPELQQFITEKGLEMAAISHRPNLAYEFKIVDSPVLNAFALPGGYVYFTRGIMAHFNNEAEFAGVLGHEIGHITARHSVIQQRNMLLGQIGIVAGIVLVPELGQFIEPLSQGMQLALLSFGRDAERQSDKLGVEYSTKIGYDATEMAGFFETLKRQSEGSGAEKIPDFLSTHPSPEEREVTVSKLAEQWKEKLQVSDAAINRESYLKRIDGIIYGEDPKQGFVENGIFYHPTLKFSYPLPKDWSFQNTPQQVQSASKEGDAILILTLNPQKTLEEAAKAFIEQYKLELKEQSNNPINNIPAITLIADQKQEKSSVRLMASFIHYNGLIYQLMGLAEASKFQGKQNIFLESIMGFKELKDVDKLNRTADVIRIKSVPQQMTVQEAFEYFKMPKARFNELAILNGWLLTDNLNKGELIKVIGK; from the coding sequence ATGAATCCAAGCAAAAAACTCCTTCTGATTTGCTTCATTGCCATTATTTCATTTAACTACTCCTGTGCGGTCAATCCGGTCACAGGCAAAAAGCAAATGGTATTTATGTCGGAAGCCCAGGAAATTGCCATGGGAAAAGAGGCCGATCCCGAAATTATCGCCTACTTCGGCCTATATAATGACCCCGAACTCCAACAATTCATCACAGAAAAAGGACTTGAAATGGCAGCCATATCCCATCGTCCCAACCTGGCCTATGAGTTCAAAATTGTAGATTCTCCCGTTCTCAATGCTTTTGCACTTCCGGGAGGATATGTTTACTTCACAAGGGGTATTATGGCCCATTTCAACAATGAAGCGGAATTCGCAGGAGTCCTGGGGCACGAAATTGGTCATATCACTGCCCGACATTCTGTGATTCAGCAGCGCAACATGCTCTTAGGCCAAATCGGTATTGTCGCAGGAATTGTATTGGTGCCCGAATTAGGTCAGTTTATCGAACCATTATCACAAGGAATGCAACTTGCTTTATTGAGTTTTGGAAGGGATGCAGAAAGGCAATCAGACAAATTGGGAGTTGAATATTCAACCAAAATCGGATATGATGCGACAGAAATGGCTGGTTTTTTTGAAACCCTCAAAAGGCAAAGTGAAGGTTCCGGGGCCGAAAAAATACCAGATTTCTTGTCCACACATCCTTCACCTGAGGAAAGGGAAGTCACTGTCAGTAAGCTTGCAGAGCAATGGAAAGAAAAATTGCAGGTGTCTGATGCTGCCATCAATAGAGAATCTTATTTAAAAAGAATCGATGGAATAATTTATGGAGAAGACCCCAAGCAGGGTTTTGTGGAAAATGGCATCTTTTACCACCCGACATTAAAATTCAGTTACCCTTTGCCAAAAGATTGGAGTTTTCAAAATACACCCCAACAAGTTCAATCAGCATCTAAAGAAGGGGATGCCATTTTAATCCTAACACTTAACCCCCAAAAAACTTTAGAAGAAGCAGCCAAAGCATTTATAGAACAGTACAAATTGGAACTCAAAGAGCAATCCAATAACCCCATCAATAACATTCCCGCAATTACCCTCATTGCAGATCAAAAACAGGAAAAAAGCAGTGTCCGGTTAATGGCATCTTTCATCCATTATAATGGCTTGATATACCAGTTAATGGGTTTAGCAGAGGCTTCAAAATTTCAGGGAAAACAAAATATTTTTTTGGAGTCAATCATGGGTTTTAAGGAACTGAAAGATGTCGATAAACTTAACCGGACTGCGGATGTCATCCGCATCAAGTCTGTTCCTCAGCAAATGACAGTCCAGGAAGCATTTGAATATTTCAAAATGCCAAAAGCTAGGTTTAATGAACTGGCAATTTTAAACGGATGGCTGCTCACGGACAACTTGAACAAAGGGGAATTGATTAAAGTGATTGGTAAATAG
- a CDS encoding acyltransferase family protein, whose amino-acid sequence MSNQSLEPSQRLVSLDAYRGLTMFLLIAEAAWVYQTLLDAFPSDSFAHAVFTQFTHHPWNGLRFWDLIQPFFMFIVGVAMPFSLNKRLAMEGKSSKVTQHILRRCLLLFLFGTGLHCVYSQKLVFELWNVLTQLSFTILVTYFLMRYSIKVQLGISFGLLILTELLYRVYAPASPFVMGENFGSYTDMFLMGKINGGGWVAINCIPTAAHTIWGALCGNLLLSKRNDVEKIKILSIAGIIGLILGYGLDYLEITPIIKRISTSSFVMASGGWALIALAFFYWLVDMKKQQSWAWAFVIVGMNPIFIYLFAEVLGHRWLFGFIKIFSFGFLKPLGISELVLAIVTALLTLGAMWYLCYFLYKKKIFFKI is encoded by the coding sequence ATGTCGAACCAATCACTTGAACCATCCCAACGTTTGGTCTCCCTGGATGCCTACCGGGGTCTGACCATGTTTTTATTAATTGCAGAAGCAGCTTGGGTCTATCAAACTTTATTGGATGCTTTTCCTTCCGATAGTTTTGCACATGCTGTTTTTACCCAGTTTACCCATCATCCATGGAATGGATTACGGTTTTGGGACCTTATTCAGCCATTTTTCATGTTTATTGTCGGGGTAGCCATGCCTTTTTCCCTTAACAAAAGACTGGCCATGGAGGGCAAAAGTTCTAAAGTAACTCAGCACATATTGAGACGTTGCCTGTTACTTTTCCTTTTTGGTACCGGACTCCATTGTGTCTATAGCCAGAAATTGGTTTTTGAATTATGGAACGTGTTGACCCAACTCTCATTTACGATTTTAGTGACTTATTTTTTGATGAGGTATTCTATCAAGGTCCAGCTTGGGATTTCCTTTGGTCTCTTGATTCTTACTGAGTTGCTTTACAGGGTTTATGCTCCGGCATCACCATTTGTCATGGGCGAAAATTTTGGATCCTATACCGATATGTTCTTGATGGGGAAAATTAATGGTGGCGGTTGGGTAGCCATCAACTGTATTCCTACCGCTGCCCATACTATCTGGGGTGCATTGTGCGGTAATTTGCTCCTTTCCAAAAGAAATGATGTTGAGAAAATTAAAATTTTGTCAATAGCTGGTATTATTGGTTTGATTTTAGGTTATGGACTCGATTATTTAGAAATAACCCCCATCATTAAAAGAATCAGTACCAGTTCATTTGTAATGGCATCAGGGGGATGGGCTTTGATTGCCTTGGCCTTTTTTTATTGGTTGGTGGATATGAAAAAGCAACAGTCTTGGGCTTGGGCTTTTGTGATTGTTGGGATGAATCCAATTTTTATCTATTTGTTTGCTGAGGTACTTGGTCACCGATGGTTATTTGGTTTTATTAAAATTTTCAGTTTTGGGTTTTTAAAGCCATTAGGGATTTCAGAACTGGTTTTGGCCATAGTTACGGCATTGCTGACCTTAGGGGCCATGTGGTATTTGTGCTATTTTCTCTATAAGAAAAAGATATTTTTCAAAATTTGA